The following is a genomic window from Elusimicrobiaceae bacterium.
TTTCTCACCGCCGTGACAGCCCGCGATTTGCGCTTGGGCAGGAACCCCAGAAACACAAACCCGCCGCCGCCCAGGCCCGCTCCCGCCAGCGCGGTCACCGCCGCGCAGGGACCGGGCATCGAAACTATCTTTATTCCTTCGCTGCGCGCCCGCGCCACCAGCTTCCAGCCGGGGTCGGAGATGCAGGGCGTGCCGGAGTCCGACACCAGTACCGCCACTTCGGTTTCGTGCAGCAGGCGCATGGCTTCGTCGAGCGATTTGCCGCTGTGTTCGTTATAGCGCAGCAGCCGCGCCTTGAGGCCGTAAGCGTCGGCCAGACGGCGCGTCATGCGGGTGTCTTCGCAGAAAATCAAACCCGCGGAACACAGAATATCAAGTGTTCTGCGGGTGATGTCGTCAAGATTGCCGATCGGGGTTGCCGCTATATACAGCATTGGCCCTGGGTGTCGCGCCATTCCTTTTCTTCGAGCGCGAGAAACACGTCCACTATCGCCGGATCGAACTGGGTGCCAGCGCCGTTGCGCAGCTCGGCGATCGCGGTTTCGCGGGGCAGGGCGCGGCGGTAGGGCCGGTCCGAAACCATCGCGTCCCACGCGTCTATGGCCGACACTATGCGCGAACCGAGCGGGATTTTTTCGCCCGCCAGCCCGGACGGATAGCCTTTGCCGTTGTACCATTCCTGATGGTGCAGGACCATGCGCGACACGTCGGCCAGGAATTCCACCGGCGAAATTATCTGGTATCCGATTTCGGGATGTTTTTTGATTTCCGCGTATTCCAGATCCGTCAGGCGGCCCGGTTTCAGCAGCACCGCCTCGCGGATGCCGATTTTGCCTATGTCGTGCAGCAGGGCCGCGTATTCGATTTTCTCTATCTCGTCCAGCTCCAGCTCAAGCGCCTGCGCTATGCTGCGCGCTTTAAGGCGCGCGCGGCTGCCGTGGTCGTGGGTATAGGAGTCTTTCGCGTCAATCACGCGCGTGAGCGTTTCCACCATGTCGAAATTAAAGTTCTTGAGGGTGTTGTACAGCCGCATGTTTTCGATTGTCATGGCGGCTTTCCCGGTCAGCACGGAAAGCAGTTTCAGATTATATTCGTTGAGGATATCCTCTTTGTTCGCGTCGTGCAGGTTAAGCACTCCGTAGATGTTGGTGCGGGTTTTTATCGGGATCGCCGCGAACGGTTCCTGCTGTTCAGGCGCGCCGATGAAACTGGCGTAATTGGGGTCGTTCGCCGGGTCAGTCACAACCACGCTCTCGCCCGACTGGTAAACCCGCCCGGCGATCCCTTCGCCGGATTTGAAATGCGCCGTTTCCAGCACCTGCCGCGTCAGGTTGCGCGAAGCGGTAAACTCCAGTTCCTGCGTTTTGCCGTTGAAGATCATCACGGAGCCGCGTTTCGCGCCGGTCAGGCCGCAGGCCTGGTTTAGCACCGACTGGCACAGATCGTTAAGCGAATGCGAGGTGGTATAGCCGGTGCTTATGTCGTGGATATGCATGAGGCTGGCAAGAAGACTGTCGAGTTTTATCCAGTTGGATGCGCTTTCGGGAAGCATATCGGAGTCCTTGTTTTACGCTTTGCGGCCCAAGAGGGACCGGGCCGCGCCTACATGAATTCTGTAGGGATTGTCTGCCTAGCTATCTGTAGGTTAGCATAATCCGCCGCTTTTCGACAATAGTATGTATATATTAGCGCTTGCGCTCGGTTTTTGACAGGAACTTTGTGATGGCGTCCATGTTTTGCTGAAATTTGCGCAGGCGCACAGGCCTGCCGCCGCGAGAAGGATAAAAAGGCGTTCCATACAGCTCATTCTGCGATATCTGTGATTGAAAACGAACCGCCCCGGCTTGCGCCGGGGCGGTTCGTTTTAAGCAAGCTGTAGGTTACCCCGGCAGCGGAGAGGCGCGTTTCATCCCGGCGCGCACGCGCCGGGTTTTTCCGAACGGATTTATAAAAACCCGCCCGGTTGAAACCGGACGGGTTTAAAAACCGGCAAAAGCGCGGTTATTCCTCCGTTTTGATCCGCATGTCGTAGAACGAGCGCCATACGAACGTCAGCGAAATTGCCAGAAACACCGCCGCGATGAAAAGGTTCGTCACGGGGTCAATCTCTATGGCGAATTCCACCGCCAGCAGGCCGAACAGCGTGGTGAACTTGATGATCGGGTTGAGCGCGACGGACGAGGTGTCCTTGAACGGATCGCCCACCGTGTCGCCCACCACCGTCGCGTCGTGCAGCGGGGTGCCTTTCATGTTCAGCTCGGTCTCAACGATTTTCTTGGCGTTGTCCCACGCGCCGCCCGCATCGGCCATGAAAATGGCCTGATACAGCCCGAAAATCGCTATCGAAATCAGATAGCCTATGAAGAAGTAGTGGTTCACGCACGCGAACGCCAGCGTGAAGAAAAACACCGCCACGAAGATGTTGAACATGCCTTTCTGCGCGTAACGGGTGCAGATTTCAACCACTTTCTTGCTGTCGGACACCGAGGCTTTCTCGGCCGATTCCAGCCTGATGTTCTTTTTGATGAACTCGACCGCGCGGTACGCGCCGGTCGTCACCGCCTGCATGCTCGCGCCGGAGAACCAGTAGATGATCGCGCCGCCCGTAATCAGGCCGAGCAGAAACACCGGGTTCACTATCGAAAGCCCGCTGATCATGTCCGACTCGCCGAATTTTTCGCCGAGCAGCTTGATGATCGAAAAGATCAGCGTCGTCGCGCCGACTACCGCCGTGCCGATCAGCACCGGCTTGGCGGTGGCCTTGAACGTGTTGCCCGCGCCGTCGTTTTCCTCAAGATGGCGTTTCGCGTTTTCAAAGTCCGGCGTGAAGCCGAAATCTTTTTTCAGCTCG
Proteins encoded in this region:
- the rsmI gene encoding 16S rRNA (cytidine(1402)-2'-O)-methyltransferase, with the protein product MLYIAATPIGNLDDITRRTLDILCSAGLIFCEDTRMTRRLADAYGLKARLLRYNEHSGKSLDEAMRLLHETEVAVLVSDSGTPCISDPGWKLVARARSEGIKIVSMPGPCAAVTALAGAGLGGGGFVFLGFLPKRKSRAVTAVRNALALEKPVIIYESPFQIAGLLRLLSENIEPDTQAVLARELTKIHEEWLSGTLARITAEITGRDRVKGEIVLILRAPAEADTQTNENTDP
- a CDS encoding GAF domain-containing protein codes for the protein MLPESASNWIKLDSLLASLMHIHDISTGYTTSHSLNDLCQSVLNQACGLTGAKRGSVMIFNGKTQELEFTASRNLTRQVLETAHFKSGEGIAGRVYQSGESVVVTDPANDPNYASFIGAPEQQEPFAAIPIKTRTNIYGVLNLHDANKEDILNEYNLKLLSVLTGKAAMTIENMRLYNTLKNFNFDMVETLTRVIDAKDSYTHDHGSRARLKARSIAQALELELDEIEKIEYAALLHDIGKIGIREAVLLKPGRLTDLEYAEIKKHPEIGYQIISPVEFLADVSRMVLHHQEWYNGKGYPSGLAGEKIPLGSRIVSAIDAWDAMVSDRPYRRALPRETAIAELRNGAGTQFDPAIVDVFLALEEKEWRDTQGQCCI